The proteins below come from a single Streptomyces sp. MRC013 genomic window:
- a CDS encoding cyclic nucleotide-binding domain-containing protein, translated as MTRAPRINALPAPHRERLMALSREVAFEPGRRLFDERQPADRFWVVRTGAVNLDSRVPGSPRPAVIEMLGHGELVGLSWMFPPYEWELGAEAMSPVRASEFDAAVVRELCAAEAAFGYALSQWVGQVLSHRLQTTRARLLDMYAPHGSGVF; from the coding sequence ATGACCAGAGCTCCGAGGATCAACGCCCTGCCGGCTCCGCACCGGGAGCGGCTGATGGCCCTCTCCAGGGAGGTCGCCTTCGAGCCGGGGCGCCGGCTCTTCGACGAGCGCCAGCCGGCGGACCGGTTCTGGGTCGTCCGGACCGGTGCCGTCAACCTGGACTCCCGGGTGCCGGGCAGTCCGCGCCCGGCCGTGATCGAGATGCTCGGTCACGGCGAGCTGGTGGGCCTGTCGTGGATGTTCCCGCCGTACGAGTGGGAGCTGGGCGCGGAGGCGATGAGCCCGGTGCGCGCCTCGGAGTTCGACGCGGCGGTGGTGCGGGAGCTGTGCGCGGCGGAGGCCGCGTTCGGGTACGCGCTGTCGCAGTGGGTGGGGCAGGTCCTCTCCCACCGGCTGCAGACGACGCGGGCGCGGCTGCTCGACATGTACGCGCCGCACGGCAGCGGCGTGTTCTGA
- a CDS encoding pyridoxamine 5'-phosphate oxidase family protein: MSGPEHHRGDIGRRVAARREQLGLSREDVALRAGSAPGYLQYLEEQAAVPGMGFLLRLADALETTVGALTGGTADLPPGVGHAAYRPELVELDPGECWSLLGTHGVGRVAVTTHEGPAILPVNYVAGAGEIAFRTSPESLPGKAAGGEVAFEVDHIDEAFSQGWSVLLVGSARTVTEPGEARALAERAFTTPWAGAGRDLWVAISPSRVTGRRIRVHRGPGT; the protein is encoded by the coding sequence ATGTCCGGACCCGAGCACCACAGGGGCGACATCGGCCGCCGCGTCGCGGCCCGCCGCGAGCAACTCGGCCTGTCCCGTGAGGACGTCGCCCTGCGCGCGGGGTCGGCGCCCGGCTACCTCCAGTATCTGGAGGAGCAGGCCGCCGTCCCCGGCATGGGCTTCCTGCTGCGGCTCGCCGACGCCCTGGAGACCACCGTCGGAGCCCTCACCGGCGGCACCGCCGACCTGCCGCCCGGCGTGGGGCACGCGGCCTACCGCCCCGAACTGGTCGAGCTGGACCCCGGCGAGTGCTGGAGCCTGCTGGGCACCCACGGGGTGGGCCGCGTCGCCGTCACCACGCACGAGGGCCCGGCGATCCTGCCCGTCAACTACGTCGCCGGCGCCGGGGAGATCGCCTTCCGCACCTCGCCCGAGTCGCTTCCCGGCAAGGCGGCGGGCGGGGAGGTCGCCTTCGAGGTGGACCACATCGACGAGGCGTTCAGCCAGGGCTGGAGCGTCCTCCTCGTCGGCTCCGCCCGCACCGTCACCGAACCCGGGGAGGCCCGGGCGCTGGCGGAACGGGCCTTCACCACGCCGTGGGCCGGCGCCGGGCGGGACCTGTGGGTCGCGATCTCCCCGTCCCGCGTCACCGGCCGGCGCATCCGCGTCCACCGGGGGCCCGGCACCTGA
- a CDS encoding universal stress protein has product MHHDTTRAPVIAGVDGSPHASAAVLWAAAEAYRRRQPLHLLHATGTEGRASDGTAERARAAGHGLLAQTADAVARRFPDVTVVRRLAPGDAVRALHDEAGAEGTVVVGHRGLGGFGELLLGSVGLGLASRAEAPVVVVRGERDHAATGVVVACVRDGRDHVWVRHAAREAELRRAVLRLVGAWSPLARTGDALTALDEAGGAARLRLRETEDLADAVRGEFTGLTVSVEVEGGRSIAGPLVQASRRADLVAVGAHRPAPGAGRGVGHVLHALLHHAHCPVAIVPYEPRARQER; this is encoded by the coding sequence ATGCACCACGACACGACCAGGGCGCCCGTCATCGCCGGTGTCGACGGTTCCCCCCACGCCTCGGCCGCCGTCCTGTGGGCGGCCGCCGAGGCGTACCGGCGCCGGCAGCCGCTGCACCTCCTGCACGCCACCGGTACGGAGGGCCGCGCGTCGGACGGGACCGCCGAGCGGGCACGCGCGGCCGGCCACGGACTGCTCGCGCAGACGGCGGACGCGGTCGCGCGGCGGTTCCCGGACGTGACCGTCGTGCGCCGCCTCGCCCCCGGCGACGCCGTCCGGGCCCTGCACGACGAGGCCGGCGCGGAGGGCACCGTCGTCGTCGGCCACCGCGGTCTCGGCGGCTTCGGCGAACTGCTGCTGGGCTCCGTCGGCCTGGGTCTCGCCTCGCGGGCCGAGGCGCCCGTCGTGGTGGTGCGCGGTGAGCGCGACCACGCCGCCACCGGGGTCGTCGTCGCCTGTGTGCGCGACGGGCGCGACCACGTGTGGGTGCGGCACGCCGCCCGCGAGGCCGAACTGCGCAGGGCGGTCCTGCGCCTCGTCGGTGCCTGGAGCCCGCTCGCCCGCACCGGGGACGCGTTGACCGCGCTCGACGAGGCCGGCGGCGCCGCCCGGCTGCGGCTGCGCGAGACGGAGGACCTCGCCGACGCGGTCCGCGGCGAGTTCACCGGGCTGACCGTCAGCGTCGAGGTGGAGGGCGGCCGCTCCATCGCCGGGCCGCTCGTCCAGGCGTCGCGCCGTGCCGACCTGGTCGCCGTCGGCGCGCACCGCCCCGCACCCGGAGCCGGCCGGGGCGTCGGGCACGTGCTCCACGCGCTGCTGCACCACGCGCACTGCCCCGTCGCGATCGTCCCGTACGAACCCCGTGCCCGGCAGGAGCGGTGA
- a CDS encoding DUF3040 domain-containing protein, giving the protein MASGMDENRLLAEIERLLAREDPGLEARMSELARRLPGDPADPAAAPPGDRDREGGECGRRRDRRRVLTLAAVVIALVGLVLTAILTQPSGPGAGTTPGSPGRAARRGGTAELTASGGRRAPAPHRPRRGRVRAVPAGPGRPPVRKLPRRGWRRRRIRAATTRPATRGGPDPRPSPGAGGVLRLRHRRRGHGPPPRPRPAARPGPPRACGAARGPGPAGR; this is encoded by the coding sequence ATGGCATCCGGGATGGACGAGAACCGGCTCCTCGCCGAGATCGAGAGGCTCCTCGCGCGGGAGGACCCCGGCCTGGAGGCCAGGATGTCCGAGCTCGCCCGGCGGCTCCCCGGGGATCCGGCGGACCCCGCGGCCGCGCCGCCCGGCGACCGCGACCGCGAGGGCGGGGAGTGCGGCCGGCGCCGGGACCGGCGCCGGGTCCTGACCCTCGCCGCCGTCGTGATCGCCCTCGTCGGCCTGGTCCTCACCGCGATCCTCACCCAGCCGTCCGGCCCGGGCGCCGGGACCACCCCGGGCTCCCCCGGCCGGGCTGCCCGCCGCGGCGGCACCGCGGAGCTGACGGCGTCCGGCGGCCGGCGGGCCCCCGCGCCTCACCGTCCGAGGCGCGGCCGCGTCCGGGCCGTCCCCGCCGGTCCGGGCCGTCCCCCGGTCCGAAAGCTCCCCCGGCGCGGGTGGCGCCGCCGCCGGATCCGTGCGGCGACGACCCGTCCCGCCACACGGGGCGGACCGGATCCCCGGCCGTCTCCGGGCGCGGGTGGCGTCCTCCGGCTCCGCCACCGCCGGCGCGGCCACGGGCCCCCGCCGCGTCCGCGTCCCGCCGCCCGGCCCGGACCGCCCCGGGCGTGCGGTGCGGCGCGCGGGCCCGGCCCGGCGGGCCGGTGA
- a CDS encoding DUF2795 domain-containing protein, translating into MADDVTRTEIADHLAAVFANGAVSRSDLLIAAAGARPEVREVLEGLPDRRYTELRQVWEDLPAVPVGI; encoded by the coding sequence ATGGCTGACGACGTCACCCGCACCGAGATCGCCGACCACCTCGCAGCCGTCTTCGCCAACGGCGCGGTCAGCCGCAGCGACCTGCTGATCGCCGCCGCAGGCGCCCGCCCCGAGGTCCGCGAGGTCCTGGAGGGCCTGCCCGACCGCCGCTACACCGAACTGCGGCAGGTCTGGGAGGACCTGCCGGCCGTCCCCGTCGGGATCTGA
- a CDS encoding SpoIIE family protein phosphatase/ATP-binding protein has product MNVVTFSDRLRGASVRSLAERHPRSVAGQVFVLQVALIVLLVLGTLLALLLQSRYEGDREARARSVAVAEAFAHAPGLSQALERPDPSEVLQPAAEAARRRAGVDFIVVMDVDGVRYSHPLPERIGQRFVGTIEPSLAGRVHTEHVRGPLGEEVQAVVPVTDPDGRVVALVSAGLKVRNVTGAVDRQLPVVLGTSAAGLALATAGTALVTRRLRRQTHGLGPTEMTRVYEHHDAVLHAVREGVVIVGGDGRLLLANDEAVRLLGLPAGAEGRHVSELPGLDPRMADLLRSGRLATDEVVPAAGRLLAVNQRPTGPYGGHGGTVVTIRDTTELRTLSGRAQVARRRLDLLYDAGVGIGTTLDVVRTAEELADLAVPRFADFVTVDLADPVLRGEEPAGTGGDMRRAASRGVRDDHPLYPAGRMISFAASTPQARGFDSGRAELVPDLSLAPGWRAQDPERAGRIVAYGIHSLITVPLKARGTVLGVANFWRSGKPEPFEEEDVTLAEELVARAAVAIDNARRYTREHTMAVALQRSLLPRALPEQSAVEAAHRYLPARSGVGGDWFDVIPLPGSRVALVVGDVVGHGLHAAATMGRLRTAVHNFSTLDLPPDELLGRLDDLVGRADQDEAGTDGVAGMTGATCLYAVYDPVTRRCALARAGHPVPALVHPDGTVEFPELPAGPPLGLGGIPFETAELELAEGSGLVFYTDGLIEERDRDIDVGLELLRESLAHPGRDPEESCRAVLDALLPARPGDDVALLIARTRVLGPDRVADWDVPFHPEGVAGLRAAARERLDAWGLSEAAFATELILSELVTNAIRYGSAPVHVRLIHDRSLTCEVSDGSSTSPHLRYAATTDEGGRGLFLVAQLAERWGTRYTGRGKVIWTEQPLPGAGAHGGGRGADPPSGTTGAAPR; this is encoded by the coding sequence ATGAACGTGGTCACCTTTTCCGACCGGCTCCGGGGGGCCTCGGTCCGGTCACTGGCCGAAAGGCATCCACGCAGCGTCGCCGGGCAGGTGTTCGTCCTGCAGGTGGCGCTGATCGTGCTGCTGGTCCTCGGCACGCTCCTCGCCCTGCTGCTCCAGTCGCGGTACGAGGGCGACCGGGAGGCCCGCGCCCGGTCCGTCGCCGTCGCGGAGGCCTTCGCCCACGCGCCGGGCCTGTCGCAGGCCCTGGAGCGGCCCGACCCCTCGGAGGTGCTCCAGCCCGCCGCGGAGGCCGCCCGCAGGAGGGCCGGCGTCGACTTCATCGTGGTCATGGACGTCGACGGCGTCCGCTACAGCCACCCGCTGCCCGAGCGCATCGGGCAGCGGTTCGTCGGCACCATCGAGCCGTCCCTCGCCGGCAGGGTCCACACCGAACACGTCCGGGGTCCCCTCGGCGAGGAGGTGCAGGCCGTCGTGCCCGTCACCGACCCGGACGGCCGGGTCGTCGCCCTCGTCTCCGCCGGGCTCAAGGTGCGCAACGTCACCGGCGCCGTCGACCGCCAGCTGCCCGTCGTCCTCGGCACCAGCGCCGCCGGGCTCGCTCTGGCGACGGCGGGGACGGCCCTGGTCACCCGCCGACTGCGACGCCAGACCCATGGCCTCGGCCCGACCGAGATGACCCGCGTGTACGAACACCACGACGCCGTCCTCCACGCGGTCCGCGAGGGCGTCGTCATCGTCGGGGGCGACGGGCGCCTCCTCCTCGCCAACGACGAGGCGGTGCGGCTCCTCGGGCTGCCGGCCGGCGCCGAGGGGCGCCACGTCTCCGAGCTGCCGGGCCTCGATCCCCGCATGGCGGACCTGCTGCGCTCCGGCCGCCTCGCCACCGACGAGGTCGTCCCCGCGGCCGGCCGGCTCCTCGCCGTCAACCAGCGCCCCACCGGCCCCTACGGCGGCCACGGCGGCACCGTCGTCACCATCCGCGACACCACCGAGCTGCGCACCCTGTCCGGCCGCGCCCAGGTCGCCCGCAGGCGGCTCGACCTGCTGTACGACGCGGGCGTCGGCATCGGCACCACCCTGGACGTGGTCCGCACCGCGGAGGAGCTCGCGGACCTGGCCGTCCCCCGCTTCGCCGACTTCGTCACCGTCGACCTCGCCGACCCCGTGCTGCGCGGCGAGGAGCCCGCCGGCACCGGCGGCGACATGCGCCGCGCCGCGTCCCGGGGCGTCCGCGACGACCATCCGCTCTACCCGGCCGGCCGCATGATCTCCTTCGCCGCGTCCACGCCGCAGGCCCGCGGCTTCGATTCCGGGCGCGCCGAACTCGTACCCGACCTGTCCCTGGCCCCCGGATGGCGCGCGCAGGACCCGGAGCGGGCGGGGCGGATCGTCGCGTACGGCATCCACTCCCTGATCACCGTGCCGCTCAAGGCGCGCGGGACCGTCCTCGGCGTCGCCAACTTCTGGCGCTCCGGGAAGCCGGAGCCCTTCGAGGAGGAGGACGTGACCCTCGCCGAGGAGCTGGTCGCCCGGGCCGCCGTCGCCATCGACAACGCCCGCCGCTACACCCGCGAGCACACGATGGCCGTCGCCCTCCAGCGCAGCCTGCTGCCCCGGGCCCTGCCCGAGCAGAGCGCCGTCGAGGCCGCCCACCGGTACCTGCCCGCCCGGTCGGGGGTGGGCGGGGACTGGTTCGACGTCATCCCGCTCCCCGGCAGCCGCGTCGCGCTCGTCGTCGGCGACGTCGTCGGCCACGGACTGCACGCCGCCGCCACCATGGGCCGCCTGCGCACCGCCGTCCACAACTTCTCCACCCTGGACCTGCCGCCCGACGAGCTCCTCGGGCGCCTCGACGACCTCGTCGGCCGCGCCGACCAGGACGAGGCCGGGACGGACGGCGTCGCCGGCATGACCGGGGCGACCTGCCTGTACGCCGTCTACGACCCGGTGACGCGCCGCTGCGCCCTGGCCAGGGCCGGACACCCCGTGCCCGCGCTGGTCCACCCCGACGGGACCGTGGAGTTCCCCGAGCTGCCGGCCGGCCCGCCGCTGGGCCTCGGCGGCATCCCGTTCGAGACCGCCGAACTGGAACTGGCGGAGGGCAGCGGGCTGGTGTTCTACACGGACGGACTGATCGAGGAGCGCGACCGGGACATCGACGTGGGCCTGGAGCTGCTGCGCGAGTCCCTCGCCCACCCGGGCCGCGATCCGGAGGAGAGCTGCCGGGCCGTCCTCGACGCACTGCTGCCGGCCCGTCCGGGGGACGACGTGGCGCTGCTGATCGCACGCACCCGCGTCCTCGGCCCGGACCGCGTCGCCGACTGGGACGTGCCGTTCCACCCCGAGGGCGTCGCCGGACTGCGCGCCGCCGCCCGCGAGCGGCTCGACGCCTGGGGGCTGTCGGAGGCGGCGTTCGCGACGGAGCTGATCCTCAGCGAGCTGGTCACCAACGCGATCCGGTACGGCTCGGCCCCGGTGCACGTGCGGCTCATCCACGACCGGAGCCTGACCTGCGAGGTGTCCGACGGCAGCAGCACCTCCCCGCACCTGCGGTACGCGGCGACCACCGACGAGGGCGGCCGGGGCCTGTTCCTGGTCGCGCAGCTCGCCGAGCGCTGGGGCACCCGCTACACCGGGCGGGGCAAGGTCATCTGGACCGAGCAGCCGCTCCCGGGGGCCGGCGCGCACGGGGGCGGGCGCGGAGCCGACCCGCCCTCCGGCACCACCGGGGCGGCCCCCCGGTGA
- a CDS encoding DUF2795 domain-containing protein, translating into MKVNPIEMQKNLGGVEYPASKDEIVRQAKEHGAGKEVMDALESLPDREYDSPAAINKEVGRDR; encoded by the coding sequence ATGAAGGTGAATCCGATCGAGATGCAGAAGAACCTGGGCGGGGTCGAGTACCCCGCGTCCAAGGACGAGATCGTCCGGCAGGCGAAGGAGCACGGCGCCGGCAAGGAGGTCATGGACGCCCTGGAGTCCCTGCCCGACAGGGAGTACGACTCCCCCGCGGCCATCAACAAGGAGGTCGGCAGAGACCGGTGA
- a CDS encoding DUF5133 domain-containing protein yields MLLAHPAVLRELVARYESLCAAAQDHAIAPDLQRRLDDVTYTLCVTTGTRKLEHALAAARARLAATAAG; encoded by the coding sequence ATGCTGTTGGCGCATCCCGCTGTGCTTCGAGAGCTTGTCGCCCGGTACGAATCCCTGTGCGCCGCCGCGCAGGACCATGCGATCGCGCCGGACCTGCAACGCCGCCTGGACGACGTGACGTACACGCTCTGCGTGACGACCGGCACCCGGAAGCTGGAGCACGCTCTCGCGGCCGCGCGGGCCAGACTGGCGGCCACGGCGGCCGGCTGA
- a CDS encoding MurR/RpiR family transcriptional regulator, whose product MPSGRRARAQAAAISPGRRAPEPEPRSAERVRALFTGHRLSPAQRRIAQYLVDHLTEAAFLSITDLAERAGVSQPSVTRFATSLGYSGFPALREALQPIALSAVAGVAESREEIRSNELQAAVDAEIENLESLRRVLADPGQVLEVGRRLARSVPLTVVGLRISASLAEYFGYAARRIHPDVRVVTRGGSVAYDALLQAWEAGGSWVLAYAMPRHANETLAAVRAARNTGLRVALISDLTMGPLVEESDAALTAPAGSRLVFDSYSAPGVLSAAVLQAMADAEPERTQARLERYEQAALQHGFFVDD is encoded by the coding sequence GTGCCATCGGGGCGGCGGGCACGCGCGCAGGCGGCCGCGATCTCTCCGGGGCGGCGGGCCCCCGAGCCGGAGCCGAGGTCCGCGGAACGGGTGCGGGCCCTGTTCACCGGCCACCGCCTGTCCCCGGCGCAGCGGCGCATCGCGCAGTACCTGGTGGACCATCTGACCGAGGCCGCGTTCCTGTCGATCACGGACCTCGCGGAGCGGGCCGGGGTGAGCCAGCCGTCGGTGACGCGGTTCGCGACGTCGCTGGGGTACTCCGGCTTCCCGGCGCTGCGCGAGGCGCTGCAGCCGATCGCCCTGAGCGCGGTGGCGGGGGTGGCGGAGTCCCGGGAGGAGATCCGGAGCAACGAACTGCAGGCGGCGGTCGACGCGGAGATCGAGAACCTGGAGAGCCTGCGACGCGTTCTCGCCGATCCGGGGCAGGTACTGGAGGTGGGGCGGCGGCTGGCGCGTTCTGTTCCCCTGACGGTGGTGGGGCTGCGGATCTCGGCCTCGCTGGCGGAGTACTTCGGGTACGCGGCGCGGCGCATCCACCCCGACGTGCGGGTGGTGACGCGGGGCGGGAGCGTCGCGTACGACGCGCTGCTCCAGGCGTGGGAGGCGGGCGGGTCGTGGGTGCTGGCGTACGCGATGCCGCGCCACGCGAACGAGACGCTGGCGGCGGTGCGGGCGGCGCGGAACACGGGTCTGCGCGTCGCGCTGATCAGCGATCTGACCATGGGGCCGCTGGTGGAGGAGTCGGACGCGGCACTGACCGCACCGGCCGGTTCGCGCCTCGTGTTCGACTCCTACTCGGCGCCGGGCGTGCTGTCGGCGGCGGTGCTCCAGGCGATGGCGGACGCCGAACCCGAGCGTACCCAGGCGCGGCTGGAGCGGTACGAACAGGCCGCACTGCAGCACGGTTTCTTCGTCGACGACTGA
- a CDS encoding DUF3140 domain-containing protein, whose amino-acid sequence MAASDQISAELWDEFHTVVNMTSRELQEWLSTQAAGEETEELPDRAGPRTGRRVLEILGKRRTDLTEDDVAVMRRVCDVVRSQRDTDLEPRAGGTDWRHGLMNIGHDPLKPV is encoded by the coding sequence ATGGCAGCGTCCGACCAGATCAGCGCAGAGCTGTGGGACGAGTTCCACACGGTCGTCAACATGACCTCGCGCGAACTCCAGGAGTGGCTGAGCACCCAGGCCGCCGGGGAGGAGACCGAGGAGCTCCCCGACCGCGCCGGGCCGCGCACCGGCCGCCGCGTCCTGGAGATCCTCGGCAAGCGGCGCACCGACCTCACCGAGGACGACGTCGCCGTCATGCGCCGCGTCTGCGACGTCGTCCGCTCCCAGCGCGACACGGACCTGGAGCCGCGGGCCGGCGGTACCGACTGGCGCCACGGCCTGATGAACATCGGCCACGACCCGCTGAAGCCCGTCTGA
- a CDS encoding SDR family oxidoreductase, giving the protein MGGSGVRVDLRGRQALVTGGARGLGAAIVRRLAGAGASVLLADVRKELARELCDELNGDGGDARFVELDVRDPDAVAGVFRELDGADRAVDVLVNNAAVDVSKPIEHLTADEVTRVVQTNLLGPVYLCLEAYRRMVARGGGHIVNILSTAANRTWTEAGPYAAGKTGLRAFTHTLFKEAQRDCPGIGVTGILAGGMETPFIMDRFPETDVSMLQSPDVVADAVLYALSVPDGSVAGEIVVVPRREPSWP; this is encoded by the coding sequence ATGGGCGGCAGTGGAGTACGGGTCGACCTGCGCGGCAGACAGGCCCTGGTGACCGGCGGGGCGCGGGGGCTGGGCGCCGCCATCGTGCGGCGGCTGGCGGGGGCGGGCGCGTCGGTGCTCCTGGCGGACGTGCGCAAGGAGCTGGCGCGGGAGCTGTGCGACGAGCTGAACGGGGACGGCGGCGACGCCCGCTTCGTGGAGCTGGACGTCCGCGACCCGGATGCGGTGGCGGGAGTCTTCCGGGAGCTGGACGGCGCCGACCGGGCGGTGGACGTGCTGGTCAACAACGCGGCCGTGGACGTCTCCAAGCCCATCGAGCACCTGACGGCCGACGAGGTCACCCGGGTGGTGCAGACGAACCTGCTCGGGCCGGTGTACCTGTGCCTGGAGGCCTACCGGCGCATGGTGGCGCGCGGCGGCGGCCACATCGTGAACATCCTGTCCACGGCGGCCAACCGCACCTGGACGGAGGCCGGTCCGTACGCGGCGGGCAAGACGGGGCTGCGGGCGTTCACCCACACGCTGTTCAAGGAGGCGCAGCGCGACTGCCCGGGCATCGGCGTGACGGGCATCCTGGCGGGCGGCATGGAGACGCCGTTCATCATGGACCGCTTCCCGGAGACGGACGTGTCGATGCTGCAGAGCCCCGACGTCGTCGCCGACGCCGTGCTCTACGCCCTGTCGGTACCGGACGGCAGCGTGGCGGGCGAGATCGTGGTCGTACCGCGCCGGGAGCCGTCCTGGCCCTGA
- a CDS encoding SIS domain-containing protein has translation MSEHSLPHGFPPAAREAALRHCASLEDAVGRFRRDHLDRIARWGARLALVLPGGGRLLAAGNGGSAAQAQHLTAELVGRYRRERPAYSAISLHAETSSLTAIGNDYGFDQVYARQVAAHGRPGDVLLLLSTSGRSGNLVAAAAAGRSAGMRVWALTGPAPNPLAEAAHEALCVDAAPTATVQEAHLVAVHVLCECFDAAVEAGPARRAGQGTGAFEPAAVRRRMS, from the coding sequence ATGAGCGAACACTCCCTCCCCCACGGGTTCCCCCCCGCCGCGCGCGAGGCCGCGCTGCGGCACTGCGCCTCCCTGGAGGACGCCGTCGGCCGGTTCCGCCGGGACCACCTGGACCGGATCGCCCGGTGGGGCGCCCGGCTGGCGCTGGTCCTGCCGGGCGGGGGCCGGCTGCTGGCCGCCGGGAACGGCGGCAGCGCGGCGCAGGCCCAGCACCTGACGGCCGAACTGGTGGGCCGGTACCGGCGCGAGCGGCCCGCGTACTCGGCGATCTCCCTGCACGCCGAGACGTCCAGCCTGACCGCGATCGGCAACGACTACGGCTTCGACCAGGTGTACGCCCGGCAGGTCGCCGCGCACGGCCGCCCCGGCGACGTCCTGCTGCTGCTGTCCACGTCGGGGCGGAGCGGGAACCTGGTCGCGGCGGCGGCGGCCGGGCGCTCGGCGGGGATGCGGGTGTGGGCGCTGACCGGGCCCGCACCGAACCCGCTGGCCGAGGCGGCGCACGAGGCGCTGTGCGTGGACGCCGCGCCGACGGCCACGGTGCAGGAGGCGCACCTGGTCGCGGTGCACGTGCTGTGCGAGTGCTTCGACGCGGCGGTCGAGGCGGGCCCGGCGCGGCGGGCCGGCCAGGGGACCGGCGCGTTCGAACCGGCCGCGGTGCGGCGGAGGATGTCGTGA
- a CDS encoding glycosyltransferase, with protein MTGREPAGPLSVVLVSEHASPLAALGGVDAGGQNVHVARLAGALADRGHEVAVFTRRDDRRLPDEVAVRPGVVVHHVPAGPPEPVPKDELLPYMDAFGRYTARALRGRPPDVVHSHFWMSGVAAVLAARALRVPLLHTYHALGTVKRRHQKAADTSPPERIAAECEVGLACDRIIATCRDEVRELRRMGVPPGRVSVVPCGVDPGQFSPAGPAAPRGPFRHRLVQLGRLVPRKGADVTIAALPRLPDTELVVVGGPPPAGLGADPEVRRLREAARRAGVADRVRFTGAVSRDEVAPLLRGADVVVCPADYEPFGIVPLEAMACGRPVVATAVGGQLDTVADPECGRLVPPRDPAALARAAAELLADPDLRAACGAAGRRRVLSRYGWERVGAATEAVYARVLAARPAVTGAA; from the coding sequence ATGACCGGCCGCGAACCCGCGGGCCCCCTGTCGGTGGTCCTCGTCTCGGAGCACGCCAGCCCCCTCGCGGCGCTGGGCGGCGTCGACGCGGGCGGGCAGAACGTCCACGTCGCGCGCCTCGCCGGGGCGCTCGCCGACCGCGGCCACGAGGTGGCGGTGTTCACCCGCCGGGACGACCGCCGGCTGCCCGACGAGGTGGCGGTGCGGCCCGGCGTCGTCGTGCACCACGTGCCGGCGGGGCCGCCCGAGCCCGTCCCGAAGGACGAGCTGCTCCCGTACATGGACGCCTTCGGGCGGTACACGGCGCGGGCGCTGCGGGGGCGGCCCCCGGACGTGGTGCACTCCCACTTCTGGATGTCGGGGGTCGCCGCGGTCCTCGCGGCGCGCGCCCTGCGGGTGCCGCTGCTGCACACGTACCACGCGCTGGGCACCGTGAAGCGGCGCCACCAGAAGGCGGCCGACACCAGTCCGCCGGAGCGGATCGCCGCCGAGTGCGAGGTGGGCCTGGCCTGCGACCGGATCATCGCCACCTGCCGGGACGAGGTGCGGGAGCTGCGGCGCATGGGCGTCCCGCCGGGGCGGGTGAGCGTGGTGCCGTGCGGCGTCGACCCCGGGCAGTTCTCCCCCGCCGGGCCCGCCGCCCCGCGCGGTCCCTTCCGGCACCGGCTGGTCCAGCTGGGCCGCCTCGTGCCCCGCAAGGGCGCGGACGTCACGATCGCGGCGCTGCCCCGGCTGCCCGACACCGAGCTGGTCGTGGTCGGCGGGCCGCCGCCGGCCGGGCTCGGCGCCGACCCGGAGGTGCGGCGGCTGCGCGAGGCCGCCCGGCGCGCCGGGGTCGCCGACCGGGTGCGGTTCACCGGCGCGGTCTCCCGAGACGAGGTGGCGCCGCTGCTGCGCGGCGCGGACGTGGTGGTGTGCCCGGCGGACTACGAGCCGTTCGGCATCGTGCCGCTGGAGGCGATGGCCTGCGGGCGGCCGGTGGTCGCCACCGCCGTGGGCGGCCAGCTCGACACGGTCGCGGACCCCGAGTGCGGCCGCCTGGTGCCGCCCCGCGACCCGGCCGCCCTGGCCCGGGCGGCCGCGGAGCTTCTCGCCGACCCGGACCTGCGCGCCGCGTGCGGCGCGGCGGGCCGGCGGCGGGTGCTCTCCCGGTACGGCTGGGAGCGCGTCGGGGCGGCCACCGAGGCCGTGTACGCGCGGGTGCTCGCCGCCCGGCCCGCCGTGACCGGCGCGGCCTGA